A window of the Bacillota bacterium genome harbors these coding sequences:
- a CDS encoding bifunctional (p)ppGpp synthetase/guanosine-3',5'-bis(diphosphate) 3'-pyrophosphohydrolase: protein MTQSEMEHIIHDSSVELPEELLVLLDRVREYLPQADTSNIVRAYRVAEFGHRGQTRRSGEPYITHPLAVAGILAELEMDVATISAGLMHDVVEDSTDENGGTLITLDNIREAFGEEIALLVDGVTKLTSYLDVERELEETSDQEKRKRKREIVHTAANLRKIFIAMSRDLRVMIIKLADRLHNMRTLDALPRERQIKISSETLQILAPMAHRLGIWQIKWQLEDLAFKYLEPEKYAELAARVQRTRKEREEDINEAICILKERLEKEKIRAEVHGRAKHLYSIYQKMLKEEIDLDQIYDLLAIRVIVDTVPDCYHALGVVHDLWLPIPGRFDDYIAKPKPNMYQSLHTKVIGPRQQPLEVQIRTWEMHRTADFGIAAHWQYKEGTTPQDRFEQRMRMLRQQLFEWQADGKDSAEFLRSVVESLFNDQVFAFTPKGDVIDLVAGSTPVDFAYRVHTDVGNTCVGAKVNGRIVPLNYRLKNGDIVEIITRPNARPSRDWLNFVKTPHARSKIKQYFRRQAHAENVVRGKELLEREAERLGAEPKVVLHAEALEEVAKQLNLPNAEEVYAAVGDGRYSAQAVLNRLLPRMPLQPSLFATGKVMESEARLSVDGIDNVMIRRAKCCTPLPGDDIIGYTSRGRGITLHRRSCINVQNYLLKEPERLVAVRWEEKQGACYAVSLHIEAADRTGLLSDISTVFGESRTNITAIRTMSRADGTAHINITVEVRSVSHLHSLMDRVRRISDVLDIRRTGSLGEAA from the coding sequence ATGACCCAGTCGGAGATGGAACATATCATCCATGATAGCAGCGTCGAGCTGCCAGAGGAACTTCTCGTGCTTCTGGACAGGGTGCGCGAGTATCTTCCTCAGGCGGACACCAGCAACATCGTACGCGCCTATCGGGTGGCGGAGTTCGGGCATCGCGGGCAGACGCGGAGGTCCGGGGAGCCCTATATCACCCATCCACTGGCGGTAGCGGGCATCCTCGCCGAACTGGAAATGGACGTCGCTACCATTTCCGCAGGCTTGATGCACGACGTGGTCGAAGACAGCACCGATGAGAATGGCGGAACCCTGATTACGCTGGATAATATCCGCGAAGCGTTCGGTGAGGAGATAGCTCTGCTGGTGGACGGCGTGACCAAGTTGACCAGCTATCTGGACGTGGAGCGGGAGCTGGAAGAAACCTCCGATCAGGAGAAACGCAAGCGCAAGCGGGAGATTGTGCATACCGCTGCCAACCTGCGTAAGATCTTCATTGCGATGTCGCGCGACCTGCGGGTGATGATTATCAAACTCGCAGACCGCCTGCACAATATGCGCACTCTCGATGCCCTCCCTCGCGAACGACAGATAAAAATCTCCAGCGAGACGTTGCAAATCCTCGCACCGATGGCGCACCGACTGGGTATCTGGCAGATTAAGTGGCAGCTGGAAGACCTCGCGTTCAAGTACCTGGAGCCGGAAAAGTACGCCGAACTCGCCGCGCGGGTGCAACGCACGCGCAAAGAGCGAGAGGAAGACATCAATGAAGCCATCTGCATACTCAAGGAACGACTGGAGAAAGAAAAGATACGCGCGGAAGTGCACGGCAGAGCCAAGCACCTCTACAGTATCTACCAGAAGATGCTGAAGGAGGAGATCGACCTCGACCAGATTTACGACCTGCTGGCAATTCGGGTGATTGTGGATACCGTACCCGATTGCTACCACGCGCTGGGGGTGGTACACGACCTCTGGCTACCCATCCCGGGGCGGTTTGACGACTACATCGCCAAGCCCAAACCCAACATGTATCAGTCCCTGCATACAAAGGTCATCGGTCCACGCCAGCAACCGCTGGAGGTGCAGATACGCACGTGGGAGATGCACCGTACTGCCGACTTCGGCATCGCCGCACACTGGCAATACAAGGAAGGCACGACCCCACAGGACCGGTTTGAACAGCGGATGAGGATGCTGAGACAGCAGCTTTTTGAGTGGCAGGCGGACGGCAAAGACTCTGCCGAGTTTCTGCGTTCGGTGGTCGAATCGCTGTTTAACGACCAGGTGTTTGCGTTCACTCCCAAGGGAGATGTCATCGACCTCGTGGCGGGGTCGACCCCGGTGGATTTTGCGTATCGAGTGCACACCGATGTGGGAAACACCTGTGTGGGCGCGAAGGTAAACGGGCGCATTGTTCCGTTGAACTATCGTCTAAAAAACGGCGATATCGTGGAAATTATCACTCGCCCAAACGCCCGTCCCAGTCGTGACTGGCTGAACTTTGTCAAAACCCCTCATGCCCGTAGCAAAATCAAACAGTACTTCCGACGTCAGGCACACGCCGAAAACGTGGTACGTGGCAAAGAGTTGCTGGAGCGCGAAGCAGAGCGACTGGGCGCAGAGCCCAAAGTTGTCCTGCACGCTGAAGCGCTGGAAGAAGTGGCGAAGCAGCTGAACCTTCCAAACGCGGAGGAGGTGTATGCTGCTGTCGGAGACGGTCGGTACTCGGCGCAGGCAGTGTTGAACCGTCTCCTGCCCAGGATGCCGTTGCAACCGTCGTTGTTCGCCACCGGCAAGGTCATGGAAAGCGAGGCCCGCCTGTCGGTGGACGGAATTGACAACGTCATGATACGTCGTGCCAAATGCTGCACGCCACTGCCCGGCGACGATATCATCGGTTACACCTCGCGTGGCAGGGGTATTACCCTGCATCGCCGTTCCTGCATCAACGTTCAGAACTACCTGCTGAAGGAGCCGGAACGGCTGGTGGCGGTGCGCTGGGAGGAGAAACAGGGCGCCTGTTACGCGGTTTCCCTGCACATCGAGGCGGCAGACCGCACCGGACTGCTTTCCGACATCTCCACGGTCTTTGGCGAATCGCGCACGAATATTACCGCCATACGCACCATGTCAAGGGCAGACGGAACGGCACATATTAACATCACCGTGGAGGTGCGCAGTGTGTCTCATCTGCACAGTTTGATGGACAGAGTACGTCGTATCAGCGACGTGCTGGACATTCGACGCACGGGCAGCCTGGGGGAGGCAGCCTGA
- the dtd gene encoding D-tyrosyl-tRNA(Tyr) deacylase, translating into MRAVLQRVSRAEVSVDGERVASIGKGYVVLLGVTHTDDEIDARYIADKIASLRLFEDEAGKINLGITDIGGEVLVVSQFTLYADCRKGRRPSFTDAAPPELADRLYQRVAEILREAGLPVQTGVFGAHMQVSLVNDGPVTVLLDSRKAF; encoded by the coding sequence ATGCGGGCAGTGTTGCAGCGGGTTTCTCGCGCTGAGGTCTCCGTGGACGGCGAGCGAGTGGCGTCTATTGGCAAGGGCTATGTGGTTTTGCTGGGCGTGACACACACCGACGATGAGATTGACGCCCGCTACATCGCCGACAAAATCGCCTCCCTGCGCCTTTTTGAGGACGAGGCGGGCAAAATCAATCTGGGCATTACCGACATCGGGGGCGAGGTGCTGGTCGTGTCCCAGTTTACGCTGTATGCGGATTGCCGCAAAGGACGCCGTCCCAGCTTTACCGACGCCGCACCGCCGGAGTTGGCAGACAGGCTGTATCAGCGGGTAGCAGAGATTTTGCGGGAGGCAGGCTTGCCTGTGCAGACAGGCGTGTTCGGGGCGCACATGCAGGTTTCCCTCGTCAACGACGGTCCGGTGACCGTTCTACTGGATAGCCGGAAGGCATTCTGA
- a CDS encoding bifunctional nuclease family protein, whose translation MSERFRDMFDDWQDDEGPPDEFDELDRIEPRRLDEKEVRVVGVYEHQESGIPPQFFVLLQDNRGRRVPIWIGKYEALSISMALEGDVPDRPMTHDLLKNVIERLGGSVERIIVDDLWQSTFYAKITIVRNGESIEIDSRPSDAIALALRTRSPIYVAEPVFESIADAM comes from the coding sequence ATGAGCGAACGTTTCCGCGACATGTTCGACGACTGGCAGGACGACGAGGGTCCGCCGGACGAGTTCGACGAGTTAGACCGCATCGAGCCACGGCGCCTGGATGAGAAAGAGGTGCGGGTAGTGGGTGTGTACGAGCATCAGGAGTCGGGCATACCCCCTCAATTCTTTGTCCTGTTGCAGGACAACCGCGGGCGCCGCGTGCCGATATGGATTGGCAAATACGAGGCGCTATCCATCTCGATGGCGCTGGAAGGCGACGTGCCCGACCGCCCCATGACGCACGACCTGCTTAAGAACGTTATCGAACGGTTGGGCGGCAGCGTGGAGCGCATCATCGTGGACGACCTGTGGCAGAGCACCTTCTACGCCAAAATCACCATCGTGCGCAATGGGGAGAGCATCGAGATCGACTCGCGTCCCAGCGACGCCATTGCGCTCGCTCTGCGGACCCGCTCGCCTATCTACGTGGCGGAACCGGTCTTCGAATCGATAGCGGATGCAATGTAG
- the rho gene encoding transcription termination factor Rho: protein METIDLAEFDRKSLEELHAIARERGLEVEDNIRKQELIQRILQAHTDSNGQIVAEGVLEILSDGWGFLRRDINLAADGSGDIYVSQTQIKRFGLKTGDTVTGVVRPPKENEKYYGLLRVELVNGMDPEYARHRTHFDDLTPIYPVERIRMETDSKNISARLIDLIAPIGKGQRGLIVSPPKAGKTTLLKTIANSITTNHPEIVLLVLLVDERPEEVTDIRRSVRGRVVSSTFDEMPENHMRVADMVLEMAKRLVEARRDVVILLDSLTRLSRASNLTVNPSGRTLSGGLDPSALYRPKRFFGAARNIEEGGSLTVLATALVDTGSRMDDVIFEEFKGTGNMELVLDRGLAERRIFPAIDINRSGTRHEELLFSEEELRRVWKLRRMLASMEPMQAIEQLIGLLSHTNSNEEFLRVVENIKDTD, encoded by the coding sequence ATGGAAACGATTGACCTCGCGGAGTTTGACCGCAAGTCGCTGGAAGAACTACATGCCATCGCCCGCGAAAGGGGCCTGGAAGTAGAAGACAACATTCGCAAACAGGAGCTGATTCAGCGCATCCTGCAGGCACACACCGACTCGAACGGACAAATTGTCGCAGAGGGTGTGCTGGAAATCCTGTCCGACGGATGGGGGTTCCTCCGGCGAGACATCAACCTGGCCGCTGACGGCAGCGGTGATATCTACGTCTCGCAAACCCAGATTAAGCGATTCGGGTTGAAGACAGGCGATACCGTTACCGGCGTGGTGCGCCCGCCCAAAGAGAACGAGAAGTACTACGGCTTGCTGAGGGTGGAGCTGGTCAACGGAATGGACCCTGAATACGCCCGTCACCGCACGCACTTCGACGACCTGACCCCCATCTACCCGGTGGAGCGCATCCGAATGGAGACCGACAGCAAAAACATCTCCGCCCGACTCATTGACCTGATTGCGCCCATCGGGAAGGGGCAACGCGGACTGATAGTGTCGCCGCCCAAGGCTGGCAAGACCACTCTATTGAAGACCATCGCCAACAGCATCACCACCAACCATCCCGAAATCGTGCTGCTGGTACTGCTGGTGGACGAGCGTCCCGAAGAGGTGACGGATATCCGCCGCTCGGTCAGGGGACGTGTGGTCAGCTCCACCTTTGATGAGATGCCCGAAAACCACATGCGCGTGGCGGACATGGTGCTGGAGATGGCAAAGCGGCTGGTGGAGGCAAGACGCGACGTGGTGATTCTGCTGGACAGCCTCACCCGCCTGTCGCGAGCTTCCAACCTCACTGTCAACCCCAGTGGACGCACACTATCCGGTGGATTGGACCCTTCCGCACTGTATCGCCCGAAGCGGTTCTTTGGGGCAGCGCGTAACATCGAAGAGGGTGGTAGCCTCACCGTACTGGCGACCGCGCTGGTGGACACCGGCAGCCGCATGGACGACGTTATCTTTGAAGAGTTCAAGGGAACGGGTAACATGGAACTGGTACTGGATCGCGGGCTGGCGGAGCGACGCATCTTCCCCGCTATCGATATCAACCGCTCCGGTACCCGGCACGAGGAACTCCTCTTCAGCGAAGAGGAACTGCGCCGCGTGTGGAAGCTGCGACGGATGCTGGCTTCGATGGAACCCATGCAGGCAATCGAGCAGCTCATCGGTCTGCTTTCTCATACCAACTCGAACGAGGAGTTCCTGCGGGTGGTCGAGAATATTAAAGACACAGACTGA
- the hpt gene encoding hypoxanthine phosphoribosyltransferase encodes MVTVRPTIKPLITEEQIAARVAELGRQIRQDYGDKNILLVGVLKGAAVFLSDLLRAIDGEVDYDFVAISSYGNGTKSSGVVRILKDLDESPIGRHVLIVEDIVDSGLTLEFLLENMKMHRTASVKVCALLDKVARRVVDVPIDYRGFAVPDVFVVGYGMDYAGLYRNLPYIGVLQEESTG; translated from the coding sequence ATGGTAACGGTACGACCCACCATCAAGCCGCTCATTACCGAAGAACAGATAGCTGCACGTGTGGCGGAACTGGGCAGGCAAATCCGGCAGGACTATGGCGACAAGAACATCCTGCTGGTCGGCGTGCTGAAAGGGGCAGCCGTGTTTCTTTCCGACCTGCTCCGCGCCATTGATGGAGAGGTAGACTACGATTTCGTGGCCATCTCCAGCTATGGCAACGGCACCAAATCCTCTGGCGTGGTGCGCATCTTGAAGGACCTGGACGAAAGCCCCATCGGACGCCATGTGCTGATCGTGGAAGACATCGTGGATAGCGGGTTGACGCTGGAGTTCCTTCTGGAAAACATGAAGATGCACCGCACCGCCAGTGTGAAGGTGTGCGCCCTGCTGGATAAGGTGGCACGCCGCGTGGTAGACGTGCCCATCGACTACCGCGGATTCGCGGTGCCCGATGTGTTTGTCGTGGGCTATGGAATGGATTACGCCGGACTGTACCGAAACCTGCCGTATATCGGCGTACTGCAGGAGGAATCCACAGGGTAA
- the guaA gene encoding glutamine-hydrolyzing GMP synthase, translated as MQQPPNTETVLVIDFGAQYTQLIARRIRECHVFCEIIPADTPADAIARRQPKGIVLSGGPASVYETGAPRADMAIYQLGIPILGICYGHQLMTYQLGGVVEPSERREYGRTELTVLEPEDPLFDGLDTHLTCWMSHGDKVLQPPPGFRITAVTESTPVAAMADPVRRFYGVQFHPEVHHTPFGKQLINHFLKRVCGCKGDWTPGNFVEQASQEICQQVGDGHVLVAVSGGVDSMTVAALVYRAIGGERLTCVFVDHGLLRAGEAEQVRETFSRLFPVHLVYVDARQRFLERLRGVEDPEQKRKIIGETFIRVFEEHADELRGCDYLAQGTLYPDVIESGATKHSATIKTHHNVGGLPPDMRLKVIEPLRYLFKDEVRAVAAELGLPEEVVWRQPFPGPGLAVRIAGEVTPERLEMVRAADKIVLEEIWRAGLMREIWQSFAVLPAVRSVGVMGDQRTYAHPIVVRAVVSEDAMTADWARLPYEVLERISNRIVGEVPGVNRVLYDITSKPPATIEWE; from the coding sequence ATGCAACAACCGCCGAACACGGAAACTGTTCTCGTCATTGACTTTGGAGCGCAATACACGCAGCTCATCGCGCGGCGCATCCGCGAGTGCCACGTGTTCTGCGAAATCATTCCGGCAGATACCCCAGCCGACGCGATCGCCCGCCGACAGCCCAAAGGCATCGTGCTTTCGGGCGGGCCTGCCAGTGTATACGAGACCGGCGCCCCACGTGCCGACATGGCAATCTATCAGCTGGGTATTCCCATACTGGGCATCTGCTACGGACACCAGCTGATGACCTACCAGCTGGGCGGCGTGGTGGAACCCTCCGAACGCCGCGAATATGGGCGCACCGAACTGACCGTCCTGGAACCTGAAGACCCTCTTTTCGACGGATTGGACACACACCTGACCTGCTGGATGAGCCACGGCGACAAGGTGCTGCAGCCACCGCCCGGCTTCCGAATTACCGCCGTAACCGAATCTACACCCGTCGCGGCAATGGCGGACCCGGTGCGTCGCTTCTACGGTGTGCAGTTCCATCCGGAAGTGCATCACACCCCGTTCGGCAAGCAGCTGATAAACCACTTCCTGAAACGGGTGTGCGGTTGTAAAGGCGACTGGACGCCGGGCAACTTCGTAGAGCAAGCGTCGCAGGAGATCTGCCAGCAGGTAGGTGACGGGCATGTGCTGGTGGCAGTGAGCGGCGGCGTGGACTCGATGACCGTGGCTGCGCTGGTGTACCGTGCCATCGGCGGCGAACGGCTGACCTGCGTTTTTGTAGACCACGGGCTGCTTCGCGCTGGCGAGGCAGAACAGGTGCGCGAGACCTTTTCACGCCTGTTTCCGGTGCATCTGGTCTACGTAGATGCCAGACAGCGGTTTCTGGAGCGTCTCAGGGGTGTGGAAGACCCTGAACAGAAACGAAAAATCATCGGCGAGACCTTCATTCGCGTGTTTGAAGAGCACGCCGATGAGCTGCGCGGGTGCGACTATCTGGCACAGGGCACACTCTACCCCGATGTGATTGAAAGCGGCGCGACTAAACATTCCGCGACCATCAAGACGCACCATAACGTAGGCGGCCTGCCACCGGACATGCGTCTGAAAGTGATAGAGCCGTTGCGCTACCTGTTTAAGGACGAGGTGCGGGCAGTTGCGGCAGAGCTGGGCTTGCCTGAGGAGGTGGTATGGCGCCAACCATTCCCGGGACCGGGGCTGGCGGTACGCATCGCCGGTGAGGTGACGCCGGAGCGACTGGAGATGGTGCGTGCTGCGGATAAAATCGTGCTGGAGGAAATCTGGCGAGCAGGGCTGATGCGCGAGATATGGCAATCGTTTGCCGTACTGCCCGCCGTACGCAGCGTAGGAGTCATGGGTGACCAGCGCACTTACGCCCATCCCATCGTGGTACGAGCCGTCGTCAGTGAGGACGCCATGACTGCCGACTGGGCGCGTCTGCCCTACGAGGTGCTGGAACGCATCAGCAACCGTATTGTCGGAGAGGTGCCCGGCGTGAACCGCGTGCTGTACGACATCACCAGCAAGCCACCTGCTACCATTGAGTGGGAATGA
- a CDS encoding Trm112 family protein: protein MPLSEELLRILACPACDDRPPLRQESEDSLVCDKCHRRYPIRDGIIELLVEEDQQHKQE from the coding sequence ATGCCATTAAGTGAGGAACTGTTACGTATACTGGCGTGTCCGGCGTGCGATGACCGACCGCCGCTGCGTCAGGAAAGCGAAGACAGCCTCGTGTGTGACAAATGTCATCGTCGTTATCCCATACGCGATGGCATCATCGAACTTCTGGTCGAAGAAGACCAACAGCACAAGCAGGAATGA
- the aroQ gene encoding type II 3-dehydroquinate dehydratase has translation MPRVAVIHGPNLNMLGIRETEVYGHLNLEQINQRILDRARTLGLEVRITQSNHEGEIIEAIHEALQWADALIINPGAYTHYSIAIRDAITAVRLPTVEVHLSNIYGREEFRRHSVTAPVTHGIIAGFGVMSYLLALDAVKFILEESRR, from the coding sequence ATGCCACGAGTTGCTGTGATTCATGGACCAAACCTGAACATGCTGGGGATACGGGAGACGGAAGTATACGGTCACCTGAATCTGGAGCAGATTAACCAGCGTATTCTCGACCGGGCAAGAACATTGGGGCTGGAAGTGCGCATCACCCAGTCCAACCACGAGGGAGAGATTATCGAAGCCATTCATGAGGCGTTGCAATGGGCAGACGCGCTGATTATTAACCCCGGTGCTTACACCCATTACAGCATCGCTATTCGGGATGCCATTACAGCGGTGCGTTTGCCCACCGTGGAGGTTCATCTTTCCAATATCTATGGGCGTGAGGAGTTTCGGCGGCACTCGGTGACCGCTCCGGTTACTCACGGGATTATCGCGGGCTTCGGGGTGATGAGCTACTTGCTAGCGTTAGACGCGGTGAAATTCATCCTGGAGGAGAGCCGCCGATGA
- a CDS encoding Xaa-Pro peptidase family protein, translating into MSPRFAHRIERLRARMDDPFLEAYLITSRPNVRYLSGFTGSAGSLLIGRDFAVLLTDKRYTLRAQKEAPGFEVIVPDNPDDDVLKTQMETRALRKIGFEANHITVKTLEGWREKYGEMGVEWIATSGVVEELRLVKDAEEIACIRQACGIADAAFNHIRLFMQPETVELDVAMELEFYMRRQGARRPAFDTIVASGENSAIPHAETSERRFRPGDFVTLDFGAEVDGYCSDITRTVVIGRATEEQRRIYRTVLEAQLRAIDAIKPGVKGCDVDAIARQVITDAGYGDCFTHSLGHSIGLSVHDGMGFAQKSEVVLQPGMVFTVEPGIYIEGVGGVRIEDDVLVTEDGVEVLTRAPKELMEFPAG; encoded by the coding sequence ATGAGCCCGCGTTTCGCCCACCGGATAGAACGCCTGCGAGCCCGTATGGATGACCCTTTCCTTGAAGCCTACCTGATCACTTCTCGCCCGAACGTCCGTTACCTGAGCGGTTTTACCGGTAGTGCTGGTTCTCTGTTGATTGGCAGAGATTTTGCGGTGCTGCTGACGGATAAACGGTACACCCTGCGCGCCCAGAAGGAAGCCCCCGGTTTTGAGGTTATCGTGCCCGACAACCCTGACGATGACGTCCTGAAGACCCAGATGGAAACGCGCGCACTGCGAAAGATAGGCTTCGAGGCAAACCATATCACCGTCAAAACACTGGAAGGCTGGCGCGAGAAATATGGCGAGATGGGTGTGGAATGGATAGCCACGAGCGGCGTGGTGGAAGAGTTGAGGCTGGTCAAAGACGCGGAAGAGATTGCCTGTATCCGCCAGGCGTGCGGAATCGCCGATGCTGCTTTTAACCACATTCGGCTTTTCATGCAGCCGGAGACGGTGGAATTGGATGTGGCGATGGAGCTGGAGTTCTACATGCGTCGGCAGGGGGCGCGTCGTCCGGCTTTCGACACCATCGTTGCCTCTGGCGAAAACTCCGCCATTCCCCATGCGGAGACTTCCGAGCGTCGCTTCCGTCCGGGCGACTTCGTGACGCTGGATTTCGGCGCGGAGGTGGACGGCTACTGCTCGGACATCACCCGCACGGTGGTCATCGGTAGGGCAACAGAGGAACAGCGACGCATTTACCGGACGGTGCTGGAGGCGCAGCTGCGTGCCATTGACGCCATCAAACCGGGCGTGAAGGGCTGTGATGTCGACGCCATTGCGCGGCAAGTCATCACCGATGCGGGCTACGGTGACTGCTTCACCCATTCGCTGGGACACAGCATCGGCTTGAGTGTACACGACGGCATGGGCTTTGCACAAAAATCGGAGGTCGTGCTGCAACCGGGCATGGTGTTCACGGTGGAGCCGGGCATCTATATCGAGGGCGTGGGCGGTGTACGTATCGAGGACGATGTGCTGGTCACCGAGGACGGGGTAGAGGTGCTTACACGTGCACCAAAAGAGCTGATGGAGTTCCCTGCTGGCTGA
- a CDS encoding bifunctional metallophosphatase/5'-nucleotidase, whose translation MRFVKCLLIATGLMGWGVPSLIASDAPPRYWKLTILHTNDTHGNLLPFNYPDPPDPNTQEAQLALRRNIGGIARRATLVRQLRQAFGTTWVVDTGDFHDGTAFSIEYGGEADVAAMNAVGYTIATHGNHEFNNPRARWQKLIEMARYPVVCANVVDANTRQPLLKPYEILQVEGARIAVFGLVTESTRGYPATREGIEILDAIDTARRLVPQLRQQADIVILLSHLGYEVDRRLAREVSGIDVIIGGHSHTRLAKPDFVPAGDLQSAFQKNGTVIAQAFQWGGELGKLEVILRRDPGTGKWTFMSYRGGLLLVSPDIPDDPAVKAVVARYWKPLQNYYGVVLGEAEDDFTRRGDDYAEYNLVADALREMLGSEADLENMGGVRAPILRGPITRYDLAKALPFGNTMVKFRVTGAQLRELLRRTRPAVSGIRYRYQGGELLEVTVNGQPLQDDRQYLVSTNSYFAQRYLQPMGIAYEDTGRKRLDIVSEYVLKHKRIRPAYDGRRVVDSSVY comes from the coding sequence ATGCGCTTTGTGAAATGCTTGCTCATCGCGACAGGGCTGATGGGGTGGGGTGTGCCATCCCTTATCGCCTCCGACGCGCCGCCGCGCTACTGGAAGTTAACGATTCTGCATACCAACGACACACATGGCAACCTTTTGCCTTTCAACTATCCGGACCCACCCGACCCTAACACCCAGGAAGCACAGCTGGCTCTCCGCCGCAATATCGGGGGCATCGCCCGACGTGCCACTCTGGTGCGCCAGTTGCGACAGGCGTTTGGCACGACGTGGGTCGTGGATACCGGCGATTTCCATGACGGTACGGCATTCTCGATAGAGTATGGCGGCGAGGCAGACGTGGCAGCCATGAATGCTGTGGGCTACACCATCGCCACGCACGGCAACCATGAGTTCAACAATCCCCGCGCCCGCTGGCAAAAGCTGATTGAGATGGCGCGCTATCCCGTGGTGTGTGCCAATGTGGTAGACGCAAACACCAGACAGCCGCTGCTAAAGCCTTACGAGATATTACAGGTGGAGGGGGCGCGCATCGCGGTCTTCGGGCTGGTCACGGAAAGCACGCGCGGCTACCCTGCCACGCGCGAGGGGATAGAGATTCTGGACGCCATCGATACGGCGCGTCGGCTGGTTCCGCAGCTGCGGCAGCAAGCAGACATCGTGATTTTGCTTTCGCATCTGGGGTATGAAGTGGACAGGCGACTGGCGCGGGAGGTGTCGGGCATCGACGTGATTATCGGTGGGCACTCGCACACGCGGTTAGCAAAGCCCGATTTTGTGCCCGCAGGCGACCTGCAGAGCGCATTCCAGAAAAACGGAACGGTTATCGCGCAGGCGTTCCAGTGGGGAGGGGAACTGGGCAAGCTGGAGGTCATCCTGCGCCGCGACCCGGGCACTGGCAAATGGACGTTCATGAGTTATCGCGGTGGGCTGCTGCTGGTTTCTCCGGATATCCCTGACGACCCGGCGGTAAAGGCAGTGGTCGCCCGCTACTGGAAGCCGCTGCAGAACTACTACGGAGTGGTTCTTGGCGAGGCGGAAGACGACTTCACCCGCCGCGGCGACGACTATGCGGAGTACAACCTTGTTGCGGACGCCTTGCGCGAGATGCTGGGCTCGGAAGCGGATTTGGAGAACATGGGCGGCGTGCGCGCCCCCATTTTGCGCGGACCGATAACGCGCTACGACCTCGCGAAAGCCCTGCCGTTCGGCAACACGATGGTGAAGTTTCGGGTGACGGGAGCGCAGCTGCGGGAACTCTTACGACGTACCCGCCCAGCGGTTTCCGGCATCCGCTACCGTTATCAGGGTGGGGAGCTGCTGGAGGTGACCGTGAATGGTCAACCGTTGCAGGATGACCGGCAGTATCTCGTGTCCACCAACAGTTACTTCGCGCAGCGCTACCTGCAGCCGATGGGCATTGCATATGAGGATACGGGCAGGAAACGGCTGGACATCGTGTCAGAATATGTTTTGAAACACAAACGCATCCGACCTGCCTACGACGGGCGGCGCGTGGTGGATAGCTCGGTATACTAG